A genomic window from Pelagicoccus albus includes:
- a CDS encoding DUF1573 domain-containing protein, with the protein MKRRTHTNRTALFSKLLASLAALLIAPVVALAEGLQWETESLFFETEFGAEEVIAEYPFTNTGEQAIEIVNASSSCGCTVPTLDKRSYAPGESGTLKAIFTLGSRQGMQHKSITILTKTEGQDEEESHLLKLAVDIPIPVTFKPRVHFWKIGSEAKAKEIEVNIHEKMPFALSHLVRKDEEEESNFDYEIVTVEPNLKYLVRITPKTTERKSRDVYFLASEGEDGQVLRKYPIYAYVR; encoded by the coding sequence GCACCGCTCTCTTTTCCAAGCTCCTAGCCAGTCTCGCCGCCTTGCTCATAGCTCCCGTCGTGGCTTTGGCAGAAGGTCTGCAATGGGAAACGGAGTCCCTTTTCTTCGAGACCGAATTCGGGGCAGAAGAAGTGATCGCGGAATACCCCTTCACCAACACCGGTGAGCAAGCCATAGAGATCGTCAATGCCAGTTCATCCTGCGGTTGCACTGTGCCGACTCTAGACAAGAGAAGCTACGCCCCGGGCGAGAGCGGTACCTTGAAAGCCATTTTCACCTTGGGGTCCCGCCAAGGCATGCAGCACAAGTCCATCACCATTCTGACCAAAACCGAGGGGCAGGACGAAGAGGAAAGCCATCTGCTCAAGCTGGCTGTCGACATCCCTATACCGGTCACTTTCAAGCCAAGGGTACATTTCTGGAAAATCGGCTCTGAGGCCAAAGCGAAGGAAATCGAGGTCAATATTCACGAAAAAATGCCCTTCGCCTTGAGCCACTTGGTCCGCAAAGACGAAGAGGAAGAATCGAACTTCGACTACGAGATCGTAACTGTTGAGCCCAATTTGAAATACCTGGTTCGCATCACTCCCAAGACCACGGAGCGGAAATCGCGGGACGTCTACTTCTTGGCGAGCGAGGGCGAAGACGGCCAAGTGCTTCGAAAATACCCGATCTACGCCTACGTGCGTTAA
- the purB gene encoding adenylosuccinate lyase produces the protein MPNSQSVIPNVLAERYASGAMKAIWSPEGRILIERDYWIAVMKGQRELGLKIPAKAIKDYEKVKGQVDLESIDRRERQLLHDVKSRIEEFNGLSGHEYIHLGMTSRDLTENVEQLQVLRALELIRLKAIAALKKLSERSVEYRDLMITGRTHNVPAQATTLGKRFAMAGQELLIGIDRLHDLVERYPARGLKGAVGTQLDQQTLFEGDAKKVAELEEKIVKHLGFGNVMTNVGQVYPRSLDLDTVTALEQLASAAVNMTTTVRLMAGQGLMTEGFLKGQVGSSAMPHKINCRSSERIHGFGTILKGYATMAAGLTGGQWNEGDVSCSVVRRIMLPDAFFAIDGLLETYITVLGNLGAYENAIAAENEVQLPFLATTTILMEAVKAGAGRETAHEAIKEHALAAGSEIREGRPSEAKLTERLAGDDRIPLDLKQLNKLLSQSDRFVGAAGKQVDTFKRQTAKWVKKFPASAKIKPGSLL, from the coding sequence ATGCCAAACTCACAGTCAGTCATTCCAAACGTGTTGGCGGAGCGTTACGCTTCCGGCGCGATGAAGGCAATTTGGTCGCCCGAAGGGCGCATCCTGATCGAACGCGACTACTGGATCGCGGTGATGAAGGGCCAGCGCGAACTGGGCTTGAAGATCCCAGCCAAGGCGATCAAGGACTACGAAAAGGTTAAGGGACAGGTGGACCTCGAGTCGATCGACCGCCGCGAGCGGCAGCTCCTGCACGATGTGAAGTCGCGCATCGAGGAGTTCAATGGCTTGTCCGGCCACGAGTACATTCACCTCGGCATGACTAGCCGCGACCTGACGGAAAACGTGGAGCAGCTGCAGGTCTTGCGTGCTCTGGAGCTAATTCGCCTGAAGGCCATTGCGGCTCTCAAAAAGCTCAGCGAACGCAGTGTCGAATATCGCGATCTGATGATCACCGGCCGTACCCACAATGTACCGGCCCAGGCCACGACCTTGGGCAAGCGCTTTGCGATGGCGGGCCAAGAGCTCTTGATCGGAATCGACCGCTTGCACGATTTGGTGGAGCGCTATCCGGCTCGCGGCCTCAAAGGCGCGGTGGGAACTCAGCTCGATCAGCAGACCCTATTCGAAGGCGATGCTAAGAAGGTGGCGGAACTGGAAGAAAAGATCGTCAAGCATCTCGGCTTCGGAAACGTCATGACCAACGTAGGGCAGGTCTATCCGCGTAGCCTTGATCTGGATACCGTGACCGCTTTAGAGCAACTCGCTTCGGCTGCTGTAAACATGACTACTACCGTTCGCCTCATGGCGGGGCAGGGGCTCATGACGGAAGGTTTCTTGAAGGGGCAGGTCGGATCTTCAGCCATGCCGCATAAGATTAATTGCCGCAGCAGCGAGCGTATCCATGGATTTGGTACTATTCTTAAGGGCTACGCTACTATGGCAGCAGGCCTGACTGGCGGCCAATGGAACGAGGGCGATGTCTCGTGTTCAGTCGTTCGCCGCATCATGTTGCCAGACGCCTTTTTCGCGATCGATGGTTTGCTCGAAACCTACATCACCGTTTTGGGGAATCTGGGCGCGTACGAAAACGCGATCGCGGCAGAAAACGAAGTACAGCTGCCATTCTTGGCTACCACCACTATCCTGATGGAGGCGGTCAAGGCAGGAGCGGGCCGCGAGACTGCGCACGAAGCGATCAAGGAGCACGCTTTGGCGGCAGGTAGCGAGATCCGTGAAGGACGCCCTAGCGAAGCCAAGCTCACCGAGCGCCTTGCTGGCGACGATCGGATCCCGCTCGACTTGAAGCAGCTAAATAAACTACTTTCCCAGTCGGATCGTTTCGTTGGAGCGGCGGGTAAGCAAGTCGACACATTCAAGCGCCAGACCGCCAAGTGGGTTAAGAAATTCCCCGCCTCGGCGAAGATCAAGCCCGGCAGCCTGCTCTAG